Within Alcaligenes sp. SDU_A2, the genomic segment GCGCGCCGCGAAAGTCCAGAGAACGGGCAATGCCCAGGGCTTGCAGGTGCTGCACATCCTGCGCGCTCAGGCTGGCCAGATGGTCGGATCGATACACCCGCCCTTTGCGAACGTGCCCTGTGCCCGCGGCATAGCCGCCGACGTCGCGAAAGTTGCTGGCACCTTGCAGCGGGCAGGCAAAAGAGGGGGTGGGCGGCGATACGGACACGGCGGGCTCCTCATGGGTTTGGGGAAAACCCCATGTTAACGGTCTTGCGCCGGCTGTGCATGCCCGCCAATATCGTGAACGATGACAAAGTGCCGCCGCACAAGGTGGTCTGCAGCAGTTTGGGCCGCTGGTGCGCTCAGCGTCTGCGCAAGCGCCTATTATGTCGTGTGGCACGTATCGAATGCATTCTATGCCAGAGCCGCAAGGGCGGCCTGCATGCCGAATTTTTCAAGGAAAAACCATGTTTGAGCATCTGAAGGCTTACGGCGGCGATCCGATTTTCCGCTTGAGCGAAGCATTTCACGCCGATCCGCGCGAGCGCAAGGTCAACCTGACCGTGGGTTTGTATTACGACGACCAGGGTCGTCTGCCCGTACTGGATGTCGCCCGGCGGGCCGAAGATCAGTGGGCCGCCAAAGGCCTGCCGCGCGGCTATCTGCCCATCGAGGGCCTGGCTTCGTATCGCGATGCCGTCCAGGCGCTGGTATTTGGCGCAGACCGCAAGGCCCGGGTCGAAGGCCGCATCGTCACCATTCAGACGTTGGGCGGCACCGGCGCGCTGAAAGTGGGTGGAGACTTTCTGCACGATGCGTATCCGGACAGCGAAATGTGGATCAGCGATCCGGCCTGGGATAACCACCATGCCATTTTTCAGGGCGCGGGCATTCCTACGCATTCCTATCGTTATTACGATCCGGCCACGCGCGGTCTGGACTTTGCCGGCATGAAGCAGGACATCGCGGCTTTGCCCGAGCGCAGCATTGTGCTGCTGCACCCGTGCTGCCACAATCCCACCGGCGCAGACCCAAGCGATGCGCAGTGGCTGGAACTGATCGAGGTCCTTAAAGAGCGCAAGCTGATTCCGTTCCTGGATATGGCTTATCAGGGCTTTGGCCGCGGTTTGGACCAAGACGCATTTGCCGTGCGCGCCATGGCCGATGCCGGCCTGAGTTTTCTGGTCGCCAACTCCTTTTCCAAGAACTTCTCGTATTACTCCGAGCGCTGCGGCGGCTTATCCGTAGTGTGCCAGAGCGCCGAAGAAGCTGGCCGGGTACTGGGCCAGCTCAAAGCGGTAGCGCGCCGCATTTACTCCAATCCGCCCTCGCATGGCGGACAGGCGGTGGCCACCGTGCTGGCCGATCCGGTCTTGTTCGAGGAGTGGAAAGCCGAAGTGCAGACCATGCGCGAGCGCATCGCCCAGGTTCGCCAATTGGTGCACGAACGCCTGAAGGAAATCGCTCCGCAGTACGACAGCAGCTATTTCGTCAAACAGCACGGCATGTTCTGCTATACCGGCCTGAGCCTGCCGCAGCTGGAGGCGCTGCGTCGCGACTACGGCATCTACATCATCGACTCGGGCCGCATCAGCGTACCCGGCCTGAACGAGTCCAATATCGAGTACTTCGCCCAGTCCCTGGCCGCTGTCGTGGCCTCGGAAACCGCCCACGTTTAAGCGGGCTGGGTGACGGCACCCGGATGCGCGGAAAACAGTGCGCCGCAGGCGCGTGCAGACAGTTCATGCTGTTTTCCGCGTAGCAGGAACAAAGCGCTTAAACCGTGTTGTGCCGCCAGTGCCATGCCCGTGTCGGGGCCAGCAACCATCAGGGCGGTGGCCCAGGCGTCGGCTTGGGCGCAGGTGGGGGCGATCACCGTCACGGAGGCGGGCGGGTGCGGCAGCGGAGCGCCCCGTCGTGGGTCCATCGTGTGGGATAGTCGGCGATCCTGAACCTGGACCCAGTGCCGATAATCGCCTGATGTGGCGACAGCGGCATCGTGCAGCACGAGCATGGAATGGGGCGCACGCTGGTCCGGATCGGGAGCCTCAACGGCGACCGCCCAGCCCTGGCGGTCGGGGCGCAGGCCAAGGGCCCGCAGCTCGCCGTCTATGCCCACCAGCGCGGCGGTAATACCGAAGCGACGCAGAGTCAGGGCCAGTTGGTCCACCCCGTAGCCTTTGGCAATGCCGTTCAGATCCAGGCAGATCGGCGCTTGTTTGCGCACTCGTTTGCCATCCAGTTCCAGCAGATCGTGGGCGGCATGTCGCTGTGCCGTCAGGGCGGCGCGTATGGCCGCTTCCTGGGCGGTTTGTGCGCCAAAGCCCCAGGCGCGTACCGCATCCCCCATGCCTATGTCGAATGCCCCGGCGCTGGCTCGGCCGATGTCCAGGCCCAGCGCCAGCACGCGGGCCAGATCGGCGGGAATGGTGACCCATTGGCCTATTGGAGCGCTGTTCAGGCGCATCAGGTCGCTGTCGGGATTCCAGGTGGACATTTGGGCATCGACGCGCTGAACGGCCTGCTGGAGCGCGGCCTGGATGGGCATGATGTCCAATCCCGGCGCTGCATAGAACAGAGCCGACCAGCGTGTACCCATCGTGGGACCATGCAGGGCGTGCCGTACGGTTTCAGTAGATGTCTTCGACATAGCGTGCTCCTGCCTTGAGCATGGCCGGCGTCAAGCCGGTCGGTTGCAATATTTCGGCCAGCGCCTGGGCGACGCCGCGTGCCATGTCGCGACCGCCGCAGACCATGATTTTGGCCCCTTGAGCAATTGCCTGCGCGATCTGCGGGCCTTCTTGGCGCAGTGCGTCTTGTACGTAGCGGGCTTGATCGGCGCGGGAGATGGCGGTGGACAAGTTGGCCAGGCGGCCTTGGGCCTGCCAGGCCGATAGTTCTTTGCGATACAGAAAGTCGCTGTCAGGATTACGCAAGCCAAAGAACAGGTGAATAGGGCGCTGCTGCGTATTGGCGCGTATGAAACCGGCCAGCGGGCCTAGGCCTGTGCCTGCTCCTATCAAGATCAGAGGGGCGCGGTCATGGCCGACATGAAAGTCGGGATTGCGCCGCACAAAGCCGCGGACGGTCTGGCCGGGTTGCAGGGCAGTCAGTTGGCCGGAGGCCAGACCGCCTTCATGTTTGCGCACGACGATTTCGATGAACCCGTCTGTAGAGCCGGATGCCAGGGAATACAGGCGCGGCACGCAGGACCCTTCGGGTACGATGCCCAGCCAGTCGCCAGCCTCGAATCGGGCAAAGCCTTGGCCCATCACGCGTTGCACTGGTGTGCTCGCCGGAATCGCAAAGCGCAGGATAGCCATGGGTGCGTGAACGGCCTGTCCGTAATCGCGGCGCTCGATCAGCGTCAGGGTTGTGGTTGCAGGCGATGCGGGCTGGTGGCTCAAGGTCAACGGCGTACCGATTGCTTGCCCCAGGGCCTGGCCCCAGCGTGCAAAACCTTGTGCGGATTGACGGTCGATGGTCTCCAGCGGCAAGAGTGTCGCCCAGCCTTTGGCCCGCGCAGCCTGCTCTACGGCGGTGGCAAAGGCGCAGTAGGCCGGGAAGCTGCGATCGCCAAACCCCAGGACGGCCAGGGGGGCAGCAGGGGCGCTGTCCATTGTGTCCAATTGCTCCAGAAAGCCTTTGGCTGATGCAGGGGCGTCGCCATCGCCATAGGTGGCGGTCAGAATCAGTAGGCGTTGCGCGTGGCGGTAGCGTGTCGGCTTGAACGAGGACATGGCCGCAATATGAACGGTGTGTCCGGCCAGGCGCAGCGCGTTAGCCAGTGTTGCCGCAAAGCCCCAGGTACTGCCCCCTTCGGAGCCGACCAAGACCACGGTGTCGGCTTGTGCAGCGGGTGCGTTGCCGTGCAATGCGGGCCGTTTGTTTCTTGCGGCCAACCAAATCAGCACGCCCGTTACAGCCAGGATCGATGCACCCAGCGCAGCGATACCTAGAAGCAGCCCCAGCATGGCGGCACCTTGGCCGGTATGCAGCATGTAAATGGTTTCAGAGAGCGATTGCAACAGGCTGGGTTGTTGCCAGCTCAGTACCGTTCCGGTGCCCTGGTCTACATACCCGGTTCCATGGTCGGTTTTCAGGGTGAAAACATCGGTGCTGTCGCGTGGATCGGGAAAACTCAGCTCGCGTAGCGTGGCTACTGGGATGGCTTGCAGCGCAGGCATGTCTGCTGGTTTCAGACTGGCCCGCGGGCTGATTTGGGCGGGTACTTCCAGGCGTGGTTCATCAATCGTAATGACATCAAAGGTTTCTGCCGCCATCCACAGGGCCGTGGCGCTGGATAGAATCAGGCCCGGCAAGACGATGCGCGCGATCTCTGTGTGCAACCGCGCGGCCAGGGGGCCGCGCAGGCGGTTGAACCAGCGTCGCCAGCCGCCGGTGCGTCGGGCGATCAGTATGCTGCCCGACAAAGACAGAAAAAGCAGGGTCAGCGCACCGGCCGCCGTCGCCAGCCGTCCGCCGTCGCCCAGAAACAAGGCGCGGTGTAACTGGGTCAGCCAGCGTTGCAGTGGGTTCGGTTCGGCAGGGGCGATTGCTTGGCCGGTAGAGGGATCGACAATGGCCGAGCCGGGCTGGCCGGCCTCGAACCACCAGGCGCTGATTTGTCCCGAGGGCGCGCGCTTGATCTGTTCAATGCCAGGATGGGCCGCCTGCACCCGTGTGGCCAGATCGGCCAGGCTCAATGTCGTCTCGGGCTGGGGGGTACGCAGTGTTTCCAGGGCAGGGAACACCGACAGCGCGGCTCCGCTCAGCGCGGTCACAATCAATAAAGCGGCCACGATCAGACCCGGCCATCGGTGCAGTGAGCGCAGGTTCACGGTGCTCTCCGGTAAGGGTTAAAAGCCATAGCTGAACGTGGACACATAACGCCGTCCGCTGGTGGTTTGACCCGCCCCGGCTGTGGTCAGCGGCACGCTCAGATCGCGCGGGCTATCGCGCATGTCCTCAACGGCGGCATCGATATTCAAGGTGTACCCTGCATCAAACAAGGCATCCTCCAGATCGGCCGAGATCGTCAAGGTCTGGCCTGCACCTACGCTGGCCCCGGTGATTCCATTGATTGCTGCGGCGGCACCGCCAGTGGCGCGGTGCCAGTCCGTCAGGTGCTTGTAGTATTTGGATTTTTCGCCCGCTACCCAGAGCGTACGGGCATAGGCTCCCGACGCATCGGTCAGGTAGACGGCCAAGTAGGCACCGTCGCCGCCATAGTCCTTCAGGTTTGTCGTCAGGGTGACGGGGCGGGCAGCGGCCAGGGTAGGCAGGCTTGCGGCAGCCGCCAAGGTCAGGCAGGAAATCAGTGTTTTCATGATGGTGATCCTGTGGGATTACTGCTGGGGAGCAGGCTGTACGCGTGGCAGGTAGCGGGAGGTATCTGCGCCAGGCTCAAAACGCACTTCCAGCCCAAGCGGTTCCAGGGTGGCTGGGTCCAGTTTTAATTCGATGCGGTTGCCGGCTTGATCCCGACCACGGATTTCGTAGCAGCCGTCGTCGATGCGCAATCGCTCGGTGGTGATGCCCAACGCCGTGGCTTGGGCGCTGACCTGATCGCGTGATTGCCAGTCCGCCATAGGGCGATGACAATCTTCGCTGGCCAGTGCGCCAGTGGAATAGGTCAGGGCGATGACCAGGGCCAGGGGATAAAATGACTTCATGACAGGGCTCCTTTATGCTTGATGTGCTCAGAATGCCCGGCCAATGTGATGCCAGGCTGAAGCGGGCGGCGTGTAGGCTTCAGGTTCGCATCAGCTGGATCTGCCACGCTGGCCGCTTCACAAGGAAGAGTCGATGCGTATTCTGTTGATTGAAGACGATGCGGTGCTGGGGCTGGCCGTGCGCGATCAGATTGCCGGCGACGGGCACGGCGTGGATTGGGTGCAGCGTCTGGATGCGGCGCAGGCGGCCGTGGCCGGGGTGGCGTACGATTTGGTGTTGCTCGATTTGATGCTGCCCGATGGCCGAGGCTTGGTGTTTTTGCGCCATCTGCGGGCGTGCGGCGATGCGACGCCCGTCATTATTCTGACGGCGCTGGATCAGGTCTCGGATCGGATCGAGGGCCTGAACGCCGGGGCGGATGATTATCTGGTCAAGCCGTTTGATCTGGCCGAATTGTCGGCGCGGATCGGCTCGGTCGCGCGCCGCTACAGCGGCAATCCCAACCCTGTCGTGACGCATGGACAGTTGCAGATCGATCTGGCCGCCCATCGCGTCCTGCGCGCAGGGCATGCCGTGTCCTTGACGGCCCGCGAATGGGCCTTGTTCGAGGCCTTCCTGGCCCGACCGGGCCAATTGCTCTCCAAAGCTCAACTGGAGGACAAGCTGTACGCCTTTGACGCCGAAGTCGGCAGCAATACCATCGAGGTGCATATCAGCCACCTGCGCAAAAAGCTGGGCAGCGACATTATCGAAACTGAACG encodes:
- a CDS encoding amino acid aminotransferase is translated as MFEHLKAYGGDPIFRLSEAFHADPRERKVNLTVGLYYDDQGRLPVLDVARRAEDQWAAKGLPRGYLPIEGLASYRDAVQALVFGADRKARVEGRIVTIQTLGGTGALKVGGDFLHDAYPDSEMWISDPAWDNHHAIFQGAGIPTHSYRYYDPATRGLDFAGMKQDIAALPERSIVLLHPCCHNPTGADPSDAQWLELIEVLKERKLIPFLDMAYQGFGRGLDQDAFAVRAMADAGLSFLVANSFSKNFSYYSERCGGLSVVCQSAEEAGRVLGQLKAVARRIYSNPPSHGGQAVATVLADPVLFEEWKAEVQTMRERIAQVRQLVHERLKEIAPQYDSSYFVKQHGMFCYTGLSLPQLEALRRDYGIYIIDSGRISVPGLNESNIEYFAQSLAAVVASETAHV
- a CDS encoding FAD:protein FMN transferase; this translates as MSKTSTETVRHALHGPTMGTRWSALFYAAPGLDIMPIQAALQQAVQRVDAQMSTWNPDSDLMRLNSAPIGQWVTIPADLARVLALGLDIGRASAGAFDIGMGDAVRAWGFGAQTAQEAAIRAALTAQRHAAHDLLELDGKRVRKQAPICLDLNGIAKGYGVDQLALTLRRFGITAALVGIDGELRALGLRPDRQGWAVAVEAPDPDQRAPHSMLVLHDAAVATSGDYRHWVQVQDRRLSHTMDPRRGAPLPHPPASVTVIAPTCAQADAWATALMVAGPDTGMALAAQHGLSALFLLRGKQHELSARACGALFSAHPGAVTQPA
- a CDS encoding PepSY domain-containing protein, which encodes MNLRSLHRWPGLIVAALLIVTALSGAALSVFPALETLRTPQPETTLSLADLATRVQAAHPGIEQIKRAPSGQISAWWFEAGQPGSAIVDPSTGQAIAPAEPNPLQRWLTQLHRALFLGDGGRLATAAGALTLLFLSLSGSILIARRTGGWRRWFNRLRGPLAARLHTEIARIVLPGLILSSATALWMAAETFDVITIDEPRLEVPAQISPRASLKPADMPALQAIPVATLRELSFPDPRDSTDVFTLKTDHGTGYVDQGTGTVLSWQQPSLLQSLSETIYMLHTGQGAAMLGLLLGIAALGASILAVTGVLIWLAARNKRPALHGNAPAAQADTVVLVGSEGGSTWGFAATLANALRLAGHTVHIAAMSSFKPTRYRHAQRLLILTATYGDGDAPASAKGFLEQLDTMDSAPAAPLAVLGFGDRSFPAYCAFATAVEQAARAKGWATLLPLETIDRQSAQGFARWGQALGQAIGTPLTLSHQPASPATTTLTLIERRDYGQAVHAPMAILRFAIPASTPVQRVMGQGFARFEAGDWLGIVPEGSCVPRLYSLASGSTDGFIEIVVRKHEGGLASGQLTALQPGQTVRGFVRRNPDFHVGHDRAPLILIGAGTGLGPLAGFIRANTQQRPIHLFFGLRNPDSDFLYRKELSAWQAQGRLANLSTAISRADQARYVQDALRQEGPQIAQAIAQGAKIMVCGGRDMARGVAQALAEILQPTGLTPAMLKAGARYVEDIY
- a CDS encoding DUF2271 domain-containing protein, with amino-acid sequence MKTLISCLTLAAAASLPTLAAARPVTLTTNLKDYGGDGAYLAVYLTDASGAYARTLWVAGEKSKYYKHLTDWHRATGGAAAAINGITGASVGAGQTLTISADLEDALFDAGYTLNIDAAVEDMRDSPRDLSVPLTTAGAGQTTSGRRYVSTFSYGF
- a CDS encoding PepSY domain-containing protein → MKSFYPLALVIALTYSTGALASEDCHRPMADWQSRDQVSAQATALGITTERLRIDDGCYEIRGRDQAGNRIELKLDPATLEPLGLEVRFEPGADTSRYLPRVQPAPQQ
- a CDS encoding response regulator transcription factor; the protein is MRILLIEDDAVLGLAVRDQIAGDGHGVDWVQRLDAAQAAVAGVAYDLVLLDLMLPDGRGLVFLRHLRACGDATPVIILTALDQVSDRIEGLNAGADDYLVKPFDLAELSARIGSVARRYSGNPNPVVTHGQLQIDLAAHRVLRAGHAVSLTAREWALFEAFLARPGQLLSKAQLEDKLYAFDAEVGSNTIEVHISHLRKKLGSDIIETERGLGYRLRQA